The Azospirillum baldaniorum genome contains a region encoding:
- a CDS encoding DNA translocase FtsK yields MTPRTPHLTAPATQSGVVTADEFNLWCALNGRPFNLIPNARPDGRLLWDVEVLPGTPRAGTVYSTNLGDEALAVVAGFAFLSGVEWAYEARAAETIAPPPASDAAVDAPEEVEDVLIPDAEDLPGAPSEEAEPEEAEDDTLAYEDDAAYEDDADGVDDAVALDEDEEPESDEGALPIGEDDPYALPGTTLLQNPPPRPPQQHDETVLARNARMLETVLRNFRVRGEIMDVRPGPVVTLYEFEPAPGTKSATVINLTDDIARSMSVVTARIAIVPGRSVIGVELPNPVREMVYLREMFDHAAFAESQAHLAIALGKDISGEPVVADLARMPHLLVAGTTGSGKSVAINTMILSLLYRLPPERCRFIMVDPKMLELSVYDGIPHLLTPVVTDPKKAVIALRWAVREMESRYEAMSKLGVRNIEGYNARIAEMIANGEPMPRRHVPGEAETVFDLTPQEPTPLPYIVVIVDEMADLMLVAGKEIEAAIQRLAQMARAAGIHLIMATQRPSVDVITGTIKANFPTRISFQVTSKIDSRTILGEAGAEQLLGQGDMLYMAGGGRITRVHGPFVSDSEVEEIVQFIKSQGAPNYVTAITEEEDEAVADEDDESGGGNSGDDLYMQAVNLVVREGKVSVSFIQRQLQIGYNRAARLVERMETERVVGQANHQGKREVLLSPAGLSAKRAGV; encoded by the coding sequence ATGACGCCGCGCACGCCCCACCTGACCGCGCCCGCGACCCAGTCGGGAGTCGTCACCGCCGACGAGTTCAATCTGTGGTGCGCGCTGAACGGCCGCCCCTTCAATCTGATCCCCAACGCGCGCCCGGACGGGCGGCTGCTGTGGGATGTGGAGGTGCTTCCCGGCACCCCGCGCGCCGGCACGGTCTATTCGACCAACCTCGGCGACGAGGCGCTGGCGGTGGTCGCCGGATTCGCCTTCCTGTCCGGCGTCGAATGGGCCTACGAGGCGCGCGCCGCGGAAACCATCGCCCCGCCCCCGGCGTCGGACGCGGCCGTGGACGCGCCGGAAGAGGTGGAAGATGTCCTCATTCCCGACGCCGAGGATCTGCCCGGGGCCCCGTCTGAGGAAGCGGAGCCGGAAGAAGCCGAGGACGACACCTTGGCCTACGAGGACGACGCGGCCTATGAAGACGACGCGGACGGCGTCGACGACGCCGTCGCCCTCGACGAGGACGAAGAACCCGAATCCGACGAGGGCGCGCTGCCCATCGGCGAGGACGATCCCTACGCCCTGCCCGGCACCACGCTCCTCCAGAACCCGCCGCCGCGCCCGCCGCAGCAGCATGACGAGACGGTCCTGGCCCGCAACGCGCGGATGCTGGAGACGGTGCTGAGGAACTTCCGCGTCCGCGGCGAGATCATGGACGTGCGCCCCGGCCCCGTCGTGACGCTCTACGAGTTCGAGCCGGCGCCGGGCACCAAGTCGGCCACGGTCATCAACCTGACCGACGACATCGCCCGCTCCATGAGCGTGGTCACCGCCCGCATCGCCATCGTGCCGGGCCGCAGCGTGATCGGCGTCGAGCTGCCGAACCCGGTGCGCGAGATGGTCTATCTGCGCGAGATGTTCGACCACGCGGCCTTCGCCGAATCGCAGGCCCATCTCGCCATCGCGCTCGGCAAGGACATCAGTGGGGAGCCGGTGGTCGCCGACCTCGCCCGCATGCCGCACCTGCTGGTCGCCGGCACCACCGGGTCGGGCAAGTCGGTGGCCATCAACACGATGATCCTGTCGCTGCTCTACCGGCTGCCGCCGGAGCGCTGCCGCTTCATCATGGTGGACCCGAAGATGCTGGAGCTGTCGGTCTATGACGGCATCCCGCATCTGCTGACCCCGGTGGTGACCGATCCGAAGAAGGCGGTGATCGCGCTCCGCTGGGCCGTGCGCGAGATGGAGAGCCGCTACGAGGCGATGTCCAAGCTCGGCGTGCGCAACATCGAGGGCTACAACGCCCGCATCGCCGAGATGATCGCCAACGGCGAGCCGATGCCCCGCCGCCATGTCCCCGGCGAGGCCGAGACCGTCTTCGACCTGACCCCGCAGGAGCCGACACCGCTCCCCTACATCGTGGTCATCGTGGACGAGATGGCCGACCTGATGCTGGTGGCGGGCAAGGAGATCGAGGCGGCGATCCAGCGCCTCGCCCAGATGGCCCGCGCCGCCGGCATCCACCTGATCATGGCGACGCAGCGTCCGTCGGTGGACGTCATCACCGGCACGATCAAGGCCAACTTCCCGACCCGCATCAGCTTCCAGGTCACCAGCAAGATCGACAGCCGCACCATCCTCGGCGAAGCCGGGGCGGAGCAGCTTCTCGGCCAGGGCGACATGCTCTACATGGCCGGCGGCGGCCGCATCACCCGCGTCCACGGCCCCTTCGTCTCCGATTCGGAGGTCGAGGAGATCGTGCAGTTCATCAAGTCGCAGGGCGCCCCCAACTACGTCACCGCCATCACCGAGGAAGAGGATGAGGCGGTTGCCGACGAGGACGACGAGAGCGGCGGCGGCAACTCGGGCGACGACCTCTACATGCAGGCCGTCAACCTCGTGGTGCGCGAGGGCAAGGTGTCGGTCAGCTTCATCCAGCGCCAGCTCCAGATCGGCTACAACCGCGCCGCCCGTCTGGTCGAGCGGATGGAGACGGAGCGCGTGGTCGGCCAAGCCAACCACCAAGGGAAGCGCGAGGTGCTGCTGTCCCCCGCCGGCCTGTCGGCCAAGCGCGCCGGGGTCTAG
- a CDS encoding PAS domain-containing protein, with amino-acid sequence MIKERTELATPHLSGLLDFWLTKCIGGKPPVSSTVAPADLRPWKDNIVIFEVIGDDDFVYSYYGQSLAAAFGHSRLGATLDDLPEEQRAILRPEYASLLRERLPVARVYTADFSGVMRTWERLALPMSSDGETIDKILVAAYELPPDEPPCAALIPAAVDEEADEEAELDVDVPDDDEPDGGEPDRGEPDVDGTPASAPEALAGEDAESDGEPDGIADAVAEADNDTPDDAEDGKSFSTEQKPGAPA; translated from the coding sequence ATGATCAAGGAAAGAACCGAGCTGGCGACGCCGCACCTGAGCGGCCTGCTTGACTTCTGGCTCACCAAATGCATCGGCGGGAAGCCGCCGGTGTCCAGCACCGTCGCCCCGGCCGATCTGCGGCCGTGGAAAGATAATATTGTGATTTTCGAGGTCATCGGAGACGATGACTTCGTTTATTCCTATTACGGCCAGTCGCTCGCCGCGGCCTTCGGGCATTCGCGCCTGGGCGCCACGCTGGACGATCTGCCGGAGGAGCAGCGGGCGATCCTGCGCCCCGAATACGCCTCGCTCCTGCGCGAACGGCTGCCGGTCGCCCGTGTCTACACCGCCGATTTCAGCGGAGTCATGCGGACCTGGGAGCGGCTGGCGCTGCCGATGTCCAGCGACGGCGAAACCATCGACAAGATCCTGGTCGCCGCCTACGAACTGCCGCCGGACGAACCGCCCTGCGCCGCGCTCATCCCCGCCGCGGTGGATGAGGAGGCGGACGAGGAGGCCGAGTTGGACGTCGACGTGCCGGATGACGATGAACCGGACGGAGGCGAACCGGACCGAGGCGAACCGGATGTGGACGGCACACCGGCTTCCGCCCCTGAGGCCCTTGCGGGCGAGGACGCCGAATCCGACGGCGAACCGGACGGAATCGCGGACGCCGTGGCCGAAGCCGACAACGACACCCCCGACGACGCCGAAGACGGCAAGTCCTTCTCCACCGAACAGAAACCGGGAGCCCCGGCATGA